GCACTTCCGCCGTACCCTGTCGCAGTTCGCGACCGGTGTCACGGTAATCACCACGCGCGCCAGCAACGAGTCCGTTGCGGCCGGCGCGCCGCCGTTTATCGGCATCACCGCCAGCTCGTTCAACTCGGTCTCGCTGGAGCCGCCGCTGGTGCTGTGGAGCATGGCCACGCGCGCCAACAGCCTGCCGATGTTCCGCGACGGCACCCACTACATCATCAACGTGCTGTCGGCCTCGCAGCTGGACCTGTGCCAGCGCTTCGCCACGCTCAAGGGCGACCGCTTCGCCGGCGTCGACTACCGGCTCTCGGCCACCGGCCTGCCGATCCTGTCGAACGCGCTGGCCTGGTTCGAAT
This Cupriavidus nantongensis DNA region includes the following protein-coding sequences:
- a CDS encoding flavin reductase family protein, producing MGMPEAQPRIASVAAAPDFDAMHFRRTLSQFATGVTVITTRASNESVAAGAPPFIGITASSFNSVSLEPPLVLWSMATRANSLPMFRDGTHYIINVLSASQLDLCQRFATLKGDRFAGVDYRLSATGLPILSNALAWFECHNRSRYDEGDHVIFVGEVERCGVLDGKDGPLIFQGGQFTTTAPLDL